A genomic segment from Psychrobacter arcticus 273-4 encodes:
- a CDS encoding exodeoxyribonuclease V subunit gamma translates to MFTIIQSHRTENLVDQLLVQYQSKNQPVFEPFIVIVPSMVLGDWLDKTIASRAGISTLVRTKFWGQYQWTLMQDVLTRHNAYLLEIDPEAAILNVPEVAVLSPTVMQWRLFGYLTYYQALIVKDETHPVNPLLASLIDEPKEGGEQDKAQQDARIWQLASDLARVFNRYLTHREDWLALWSHNKPLNVDELIADKDALSLRFDKYARGTPDWLVEHYVELEVAQRFLWSHLFADVHQHRVTIENTFWSALKDNKANERAQLPKILRIFTIQQLPQTELDFLQRLSQYMDITLLHYNPSKLFWADIVDKSWLQRQQIINPESVFLRDYGHSLLSRLGKQSRDTFAMLANLSGNEQYQDELVEWQDNFENSDDGLNDDFGFSFDDSAYDVDDANNSQITQNSPSLLRRLQNDVLMLDEQSTQQVTAATVSQAVSKQIEPSFDKEKPEMAWYEDEALENKRFERERFWVSSWQDNSLSIHSCHSLQRQLEVLRIMIGRWLNEPIKPGEKKRHISDIVVLLPDVERHHALISSIFVSGKGQDGLTLPAKVTGVVDADIRQLWEAIIGFYKLLGSHSARFEAPEVLDWLMLPPLFESFGLTHEQMSRGCDLLVEAGFIRGFDELHLKQTLDSNDFDYRFSFAQALDRLTLGLVMPEASLSDCLYPLAQDDWPSTTLPEMSLPLPQVSLNDAMIVEALCRIYAGLVARRDDHRQKMKAEDWLDQIETEVIHRYFGDVDQTRTMRAIYNAMNGFKSSLRANRHYKQYSSADSANKEVEQKLAGVEQLPLKLSFMLDSIESELESQQVSAEPTGVITFGRFGALRNVPFELVVMLNMNLSEFPGRERDNRYDLMKATNARRGDRVSEDDDNGAFLDALLCARSACWMFYNGQSLTDTHEHLPANPISELLQFLQGEIQWQVNSLETLPKNIDPTTESLKRYLPKLIKQWLVTEHPALPFHESLFETEIEDADVSKQESNHLNPNPSLNEGADDIQDNARDNSTVDMTDELDVLLNKAMRKTKLAQKKQFPPAPLWQAVFDTLKGRVASEHPQLVGLPTKEQYESIAQLLGQGLGQMGQVSSQTLSALIDMLALDSTADVSDMNEALIKTVFDTIFNIGEIDVEGVLAYQVRHPAKAFLRTQKVHVVQGEEAIAHQEPLFLDSLTTYQIKEHLINELATDATDKNGDGKAKQDSQILMYQKIMPAGVARQTTLPNQQQKLQQQCLEFKEQLIANGFDEAEEDSTAGLPLLTPTSEYPVQIELAAVLNSINNEPNHPSEQQTEIHKYPLKNNDSLLKLLPKAIKIKGSVPISVPVDAHNSRSHLQAGVSYAEQSPKQWLNILPNSASPRHLLKFWLSHLYWQVARRTTAEQAASNDGVSIWRFNKPSSQIKKYEKVTAFKLSPIVYEDAVVELIKWAVFAKLSGQVPITLLPEYALSYLDKCLQAEESGDEIGSYWPKRADFSDWLRPSYYSDTIYDTCSQHAIWQYVLRDQDAFKALSAALSTLAQPLYEPMFAALDGLDD, encoded by the coding sequence ATGTTTACCATTATTCAATCGCACCGCACCGAAAACCTTGTTGATCAATTACTTGTGCAATATCAGTCCAAGAATCAGCCTGTTTTTGAGCCTTTTATTGTCATTGTACCCTCAATGGTATTGGGTGATTGGTTGGATAAAACCATTGCCAGTCGCGCTGGGATTAGTACCTTGGTGCGTACTAAATTTTGGGGTCAGTATCAGTGGACATTAATGCAGGATGTGTTAACCCGCCATAACGCATATTTGTTAGAGATAGACCCTGAAGCGGCAATTTTGAATGTGCCTGAAGTTGCAGTGCTGTCACCAACCGTGATGCAGTGGCGCTTATTTGGGTATTTGACCTACTATCAAGCGTTGATTGTTAAAGATGAAACTCATCCGGTTAACCCACTGCTGGCCTCTTTGATTGATGAGCCAAAAGAAGGAGGGGAGCAAGATAAAGCGCAACAAGATGCGCGTATTTGGCAGCTGGCAAGCGATTTGGCGAGGGTGTTTAACCGCTATTTGACCCATCGTGAGGATTGGCTGGCGCTATGGTCGCATAACAAGCCGCTTAATGTGGATGAATTGATAGCAGATAAAGATGCATTGTCACTGCGTTTTGACAAGTATGCGCGCGGTACGCCTGATTGGTTGGTGGAGCATTATGTTGAGTTAGAAGTCGCGCAACGATTCTTATGGTCGCACCTATTTGCCGATGTTCATCAGCACCGTGTGACAATTGAAAACACTTTTTGGTCAGCCTTAAAAGACAACAAGGCAAATGAGCGTGCTCAGTTGCCTAAAATACTGCGTATTTTTACCATTCAGCAGTTGCCACAGACTGAGCTCGACTTTTTGCAGCGCCTATCGCAATACATGGACATCACACTGTTGCATTACAATCCATCAAAGCTATTTTGGGCGGATATCGTGGATAAGTCATGGCTACAGCGCCAGCAGATTATTAACCCTGAAAGTGTATTTTTGCGTGATTATGGGCATAGCTTGCTGTCACGTTTGGGGAAGCAGTCGCGCGATACTTTTGCCATGCTGGCTAACTTGTCGGGTAATGAGCAATACCAAGATGAGCTAGTGGAGTGGCAAGATAACTTTGAGAATAGCGATGATGGTTTAAATGATGATTTTGGTTTTAGCTTTGATGATAGCGCCTATGATGTTGATGACGCTAATAATTCTCAAATTACGCAAAATAGCCCAAGTTTATTGCGACGTTTGCAAAACGATGTGCTGATGCTTGATGAGCAATCTACTCAGCAAGTAACCGCCGCTACAGTCTCTCAAGCAGTGAGTAAGCAAATAGAGCCAAGCTTTGATAAAGAGAAACCAGAAATGGCTTGGTATGAAGATGAGGCGTTAGAAAACAAACGTTTTGAGAGAGAGCGTTTTTGGGTAAGCTCTTGGCAAGATAATAGCCTAAGCATTCATTCGTGTCACAGTTTGCAGCGTCAGCTTGAAGTGTTGCGTATTATGATTGGCCGTTGGCTAAATGAACCGATCAAACCTGGTGAAAAGAAACGCCATATATCCGATATTGTTGTTTTGCTACCTGATGTTGAGCGTCATCATGCTCTGATCAGCTCTATTTTTGTCAGTGGTAAAGGTCAAGATGGTTTGACACTGCCTGCTAAGGTAACCGGTGTTGTCGATGCAGATATTCGTCAGCTATGGGAAGCCATTATTGGTTTTTATAAGCTGTTAGGCAGTCATAGTGCCCGTTTTGAAGCGCCTGAGGTCTTAGACTGGCTGATGCTACCTCCCTTGTTTGAAAGCTTTGGGCTGACCCACGAACAAATGAGCCGTGGTTGTGATTTACTGGTAGAGGCGGGTTTTATCCGCGGTTTTGATGAGTTACATCTTAAACAAACCCTAGACAGTAACGACTTTGATTATCGATTTAGCTTTGCTCAAGCGCTAGATAGATTAACGTTAGGTCTAGTGATGCCAGAGGCCAGTTTGAGCGACTGCTTATATCCCTTAGCTCAGGATGATTGGCCAAGTACTACCTTGCCAGAAATGAGTTTGCCGCTGCCACAGGTGAGCCTAAACGATGCGATGATTGTTGAAGCCCTTTGCCGCATTTATGCGGGTTTGGTCGCACGACGTGATGATCATAGGCAAAAGATGAAAGCGGAAGATTGGCTGGATCAAATTGAGACAGAAGTCATTCATCGTTACTTTGGCGATGTTGATCAAACACGCACCATGCGCGCCATCTATAACGCTATGAACGGCTTTAAATCCAGTTTGCGAGCCAACCGTCATTATAAACAGTACTCTAGTGCTGATAGTGCCAATAAAGAAGTAGAGCAAAAGCTGGCAGGCGTTGAGCAGTTGCCGCTAAAGCTGAGCTTTATGCTAGACAGTATTGAGTCAGAGCTTGAAAGTCAGCAGGTCAGTGCTGAGCCTACTGGTGTGATTACCTTTGGTCGATTTGGTGCATTAAGAAACGTGCCTTTTGAGTTAGTAGTAATGCTTAATATGAACCTCTCTGAGTTTCCTGGGCGTGAGCGTGACAACCGATATGATTTGATGAAAGCCACCAACGCCCGTCGCGGCGACAGAGTCAGTGAAGATGATGATAATGGGGCGTTTTTGGATGCGCTGTTGTGCGCACGTAGTGCTTGTTGGATGTTCTACAACGGTCAAAGCCTGACGGACACTCATGAGCACCTGCCAGCCAACCCAATCAGTGAGCTATTACAGTTTTTGCAAGGTGAGATACAGTGGCAGGTAAACTCGTTAGAAACGTTGCCTAAGAATATTGACCCCACTACCGAGAGCCTCAAGCGCTATTTGCCTAAATTGATTAAGCAGTGGCTGGTAACTGAGCATCCAGCACTGCCTTTTCATGAGAGTCTATTCGAAACAGAAATTGAAGACGCTGATGTTTCTAAGCAAGAGTCTAACCACCTCAATCCCAATCCTAGTTTAAATGAGGGAGCTGACGATATTCAGGACAATGCTAGAGACAATAGCACTGTTGATATGACTGATGAGCTGGATGTTCTTTTAAATAAAGCCATGCGCAAGACCAAGTTGGCTCAGAAAAAGCAATTTCCGCCTGCGCCGCTTTGGCAAGCCGTGTTTGATACTTTGAAGGGACGAGTAGCAAGCGAGCATCCACAGCTGGTAGGCTTACCGACAAAAGAACAATACGAGTCAATCGCTCAGCTACTTGGTCAAGGTTTGGGTCAGATGGGACAAGTAAGCAGTCAAACCTTGTCTGCATTGATTGACATGCTGGCGCTAGATAGTACTGCTGATGTCAGTGATATGAATGAGGCGCTCATCAAAACCGTGTTTGATACTATATTTAACATTGGGGAGATAGACGTTGAAGGGGTGTTGGCTTATCAAGTGCGCCATCCTGCCAAGGCTTTTTTGCGTACTCAAAAGGTGCATGTGGTGCAAGGCGAGGAAGCGATAGCGCATCAAGAGCCACTGTTTCTAGACAGCTTGACTACCTATCAGATTAAAGAGCATTTGATAAATGAACTGGCCACCGATGCCACCGATAAGAATGGTGATGGCAAGGCTAAACAAGACAGTCAGATCTTGATGTATCAAAAAATTATGCCGGCAGGTGTGGCTCGCCAAACCACATTGCCCAATCAACAACAAAAACTGCAACAGCAATGCTTGGAGTTCAAAGAGCAGTTAATTGCTAATGGTTTTGATGAGGCTGAAGAAGATAGCACTGCTGGTTTGCCGTTACTAACGCCAACCTCTGAGTACCCCGTTCAGATAGAGCTTGCAGCTGTGCTGAATAGCATTAATAACGAGCCAAATCACCCATCAGAGCAGCAGACAGAGATTCATAAATACCCTCTTAAAAATAATGACTCACTACTCAAGCTGCTACCAAAAGCCATTAAGATAAAAGGCTCAGTACCAATATCAGTGCCTGTAGATGCTCACAACAGCCGCTCTCATCTACAGGCTGGCGTGTCCTATGCTGAGCAATCACCCAAGCAGTGGTTAAACATATTGCCCAATTCTGCCAGTCCTAGGCATTTACTCAAGTTTTGGTTGTCACATTTGTATTGGCAAGTTGCCAGACGCACCACTGCTGAGCAAGCGGCATCAAATGATGGAGTGAGCATTTGGCGCTTTAATAAGCCCAGCTCACAAATCAAAAAGTATGAAAAAGTAACTGCATTTAAGCTAAGTCCTATTGTGTATGAAGATGCAGTCGTTGAGCTGATAAAGTGGGCAGTTTTTGCCAAGCTATCGGGTCAGGTGCCCATTACGTTACTGCCAGAATATGCACTCAGTTATCTTGATAAGTGTCTACAAGCTGAAGAAAGTGGGGACGAAATCGGCAGCTATTGGCCAAAACGAGCAGATTTCTCAGATTGGTTAAGGCCTAGCTATTACTCAGACACAATATACGATACCTGCTCGCAGCACGCCATTTGGCAATACGTACTGCGTGACCAAGATGCGTTTAAAGCGCTGTCAGCAGCGTTATCCACCTTAGCGCAGCCGCTGTATGAGCCAATGTTTGCCGCACTAGACGGTCTAGATGATTAA
- a CDS encoding LysR family transcriptional regulator — translation MDRIDAMRAFVAVVTEGSFSNAANTLQLSPQLVSKYVSKLEEQLNIRLLNRTTRKVSLTEAGSHYFGHAQQILLNIDDMESQLGGLQQNPKGVLRISAPVSFALKHMAKLITDFQMRYPLVTVDLQLTDRKVDIVEEGFDVALRIGQLKNSSLIAKKVAPIRVVLCAAPEYLNKHGTPTQPKDLEHHRYLHYSYMNMDSKDNIHQLLKAKYLKQGSEFRSNNGDVLVEAAIAGAGLVLQPTFIISEAISSGKLVVVLPEIEPEALGLYAVYAHRKLLPHKVRCFIDFMEGYYGTPPYWDESIP, via the coding sequence ATGGATAGAATCGATGCGATGCGTGCCTTTGTAGCAGTGGTGACCGAAGGAAGCTTTAGCAATGCGGCAAATACCTTACAGCTATCACCTCAGTTGGTGAGCAAGTATGTCTCTAAGTTGGAGGAGCAGCTAAATATACGCCTGCTTAATCGCACCACTCGTAAAGTCAGCCTTACCGAAGCTGGTAGTCATTACTTTGGACATGCACAGCAGATTTTACTTAATATTGATGACATGGAATCACAATTAGGTGGCTTACAGCAGAATCCCAAAGGCGTCTTAAGAATCAGTGCACCAGTATCCTTTGCTTTAAAACATATGGCCAAGTTAATCACTGACTTTCAGATGCGTTATCCATTGGTCACTGTCGATCTACAATTGACTGATCGTAAAGTCGATATTGTCGAAGAGGGTTTCGATGTAGCCTTGCGCATTGGACAATTGAAAAACTCATCACTAATTGCTAAGAAGGTCGCACCCATTCGCGTGGTTTTATGCGCCGCGCCTGAGTACCTTAATAAGCATGGCACGCCTACTCAACCTAAAGACTTAGAGCATCATCGATATTTGCATTACAGCTATATGAATATGGATAGTAAGGATAATATTCACCAATTATTAAAAGCAAAATACCTCAAGCAAGGTAGCGAGTTTCGTAGTAATAATGGTGATGTATTGGTGGAAGCGGCTATTGCAGGCGCAGGACTGGTATTACAGCCGACTTTTATTATCAGTGAAGCAATTAGCAGTGGCAAACTAGTAGTAGTGTTGCCAGAAATTGAACCTGAGGCTTTGGGCTTATATGCAGTCTATGCCCATAGAAAACTGCTGCCACACAAGGTGAGGTGCTTTATTGATTTTATGGAGGGATATTATGGCACGCCACCGTATTGGGACGAGTCTATACCTTAG